From Coturnix japonica isolate 7356 chromosome 1, Coturnix japonica 2.1, whole genome shotgun sequence, the proteins below share one genomic window:
- the LOC107315114 gene encoding tubulin alpha-4 chain, translated as MRECISVHVGQAGVQIGNACWELFCLEHGIQPDGTFKDQHNQLNYDDSFTTFFNETLTGKHVPRAVIVDLEPSVVDEVRAGTFRQLFHPEQLITGKEDAANNYARGHYTVGKESIDTVIDHVRKLADACSGLQGFLIFHSFGGGTGSGFTSLLMERLSVDYGKKSKLEFAIYPAPQVSTAVVEPYNSILTTHTTLEHSDCAFMVDNEAIYDICCRNLDIELPTYTNLNRLIGQIVSSITASLRFDGALNVDLTEFQTNLVPYPRIHFPLTTYAPIISAERAYHEQLSVAEITSSCFEPNNQMVKCDPRHGKYMACCMLYRGDVVPKDVNVAIAAIKTKRNIQFVDWCPTGFKVGINYQPPTVVPGGDLAQVQRAVCMLSNTTAIAEAWARLDHKFDLMYAKRAFVHWYVSEGMEEGEFAEAREDLAALEKDYEEVGTDSFEDENDEE; from the exons ATG CGTGAGTGCATCTCTGTTCATGTTGGCCAGGCAGGAGTTCAGATAGGAAATGCATGTTGGGAACTCTTCTGCCTGGAGCACGGCATTCAGCCAGATGGCACCTTCAAGGATCAGCACAACCAGCTTAACTACGATGACTCTTTTACCACATTTTTCAATGAAACTCTCACTGGGAAGCATGTGCCACGAGCTGTAATAGTGGACTTGGAACCAAGTGTTGTAG ACGAAGTGCGGGCTGGCACCTTCAGGCAACTTTTTCATCCAGAACAGCTGATCACTGGGAAGGAAGATGCGGCTAATAACTATGCTCGTGGCCACTACACTGTTGGCAAAGAAAGCATTGATACAGTGATCGATCATGTTCGTAAGCTG GCTGATGCCTGTTCTGGACTGCAGGGATTCCTCATCTTCCACAGCTTTGGAGGAGGCACTGGCTCAGGGTTTACATCTCTGCTGATGGAGCGCCTGTCTGTGGACTATGGGAAAAAGTCTAAATTGGAATTTGCCATCTACCCTGCACCACAGGTCTCAACAGCTGTTGTTGAGCCGTACAACTCCATCCTGACCACCCACACCACTCTGGAGCATTCAGACTGTGCCTTCATGGTGGACAATGAGGCCATCTATGACATTTGCTGTAGGAATCTGGACATTGAACTCCCCACCTACACTAACCTCAATCGCCTCATTGGTCAGATTGTGTCTTCCATTACTGCTTCCCTCAGATTTGATGGTGCCTTGAATGTTGACCTGACTGAATTCCAGACGAACCTGGTGCCCTACCCACGGATACACTTCCCCCTCACCACCTATGCACCCATCATCTCAGCAGAGAGGGCATATCACGAGCAGCTTTCGGTGGCTGAAATCACCAGCTCCTGCTTTGAGCCCAACAACCAGATGGTGAAGTGTGACCCGCGGCATGGGAAGTACATGGCTTGCTGCATGCTCTATCGTGGTGATGTAGTTCCCAAAGATGTCAACGTAGCAATTGCTGCCATCAAGACCAAGAGAAATATCCAATTTGTTGACTGGTGTCCGACAGGCTTCAAG GTTGGGATCAACTATCAGCCTCCTACAGTAGTTCCTGGGGGAGACCTAGCCCAGGTTCAGCGAGCAGTCTGCATGCTCAGCAACACCACAGCCATTGCAGAGGCCTGGGCAAGGCTTGACCACAAGTTTGATCTTATGTACGCCAAGAGAGCCTTTGTGCATTGGTATGTAAGTGAAGGCATGGAGGAAGGAGAATTTGCAGAGGCTCGAGAGGACCTGGCAGCCCTGGAGAAGGACTATGAGGAAGTTGGAACCGACTcatttgaagatgaaaatgatgAAGAGTAA
- the LOC107315109 gene encoding tubulin alpha-2 chain gives MRECISIHIGQAGVQIGNACWELFCLEHCIQPDGTFSDPPSSDDSFATFFRETSMSKYVPRAIMVDLEPTVVDEVRTGTYRQLFHPEQLITGKEDAANNYARGHYTVGKDKVDVVSDRIRKLADSCSGLQGFLIFHSFGGGTGSGFTSLLMERLSVDYGKKSKLEFAIYPAPQASTAVVEPYNSVLTTHTTLEHSDCVFMVDNEAIYDICHRNLDIERPTYTNLNRLISQIVSSITASLRFDGALNVDLTEFQTNLVPYPRIHFPLVTYAPIISSDRAYHEQLSVAEITSSCFEPNNQMVKCDPQQGKYMACCMLYRGDVVPKDVNVAIAAIKTNRSLQFVDWCPTGFKVGINYQPPIPTPGGDLAQVQRAVCMLSNTTAIAEAWARLDHQVDLMYAKTEAFVHWYVSEGMEEGEFAEAREDLAALEKDYEEVATDSFEDENEARDH, from the exons ATG CGCGAGTGCATCTCTATCCACATTGGCCAAGCTGGAGTTCAGATTGGCAATGCGTGCTGGGAACTCTTCTGCCTGGAACATTGCATTCAGCCAGATGGCACCTTCAGCGACCCACCCAGCAGCGATGACTCTTTTGCCACATTTTTCAGAGAGACAAGCATGAGTAAATACGTGCCCCGAGCTATTATGGTGGACTTGGAACCAACTGTAGTAG ATGAAGTACGAACTGGCACCTACCGGCAGCTCTTCCATCCAGAACAACTGATCACTGGTAAAGAAGATGCTGCAAATAACTATGCACGTGGCCACTACACTGTTGGCAAAGACAAAGTTGACGTGGTCTCAGATCGCATCCGCAAACTG GCTGATTCCTGTTCTGGACTGCAGGGATTCCTCATCTTCCACAGCTTTGGAGGAGGCACTGGCTCTGGCTTTACCTCTTTGCTGATGGAGCGCCTCTCTGTGGATTATGGAAAGAAGTCGAAACTAGAGTTTGCCATCTACCCAGCTCCTCAGGCCTCCACTGCTGTGGTGGAACCCTACAATTCTGTACTCACCACACATACCACCCTGGAACACTCGGATTGCGTCTTCATGGTGGACAATGAGGCTATATATGACATCTGCCACCGAAACCTAGACATTGAGCGCCCAACGTATACCAACCTCAATCGCCTGATCAGCCAGATTGTCTCCTCCATCACCGCATCACTGCGCTTTGATGGTGCCCTCAACGTGGATCTGACAGAATTCCAGACCAACCTGGTGCCCTACCCACGCATCCACTTCCCCTTGGTGACCTATGCCCCCATCATCTCTTCCGACAGGGCATATCACGAGCAGCTTTCAGTAGCTGAAATCACCAGCTCCTGCTTTGAGCCCAACAACCAGATGGTGAAGTGTGACCCACAACAAGGGAAGTACATGGCTTGCTGCATGCTCTATCGTGGTGATGTAGTTCCCAAAGATGTCAACGTAGCAATTGCTGCCATCAAGACCAACAGGTCGCTTCAATTTGTTGACTGGTGTCCAACAGGCTTCAAG GTTGGGATCAACTATCAGCCACCCATACCTACACCAGGGGGAGACCTAGCCCAGGTTCAGCGAGCAGTCTGCATGCTCAGCAACACCACAGCCATTGCAGAGGCCTGGGCAAGGCTTGACCACCAAGTTGATCTTATGTACGCCAAGACAGAAGCCTTTGTGCATTGGTATGTAAGTGAAGGCATGGAGGAAGGAGAATTTGCAGAGGCTCGAGAGGACCTGGCAGCCCTGGAGAAGGACTATGAGGAAGTGGCAACTGACTcatttgaagatgaaaatgagGCAAGGGACCATTAA
- the PEX26 gene encoding peroxisome assembly protein 26: MEAPQPGGESPPAAAIGDGPPAWSPASVQAASLLEEAAELLVLQRDFASALERCEAGCGSLGPAPGSDSSCAEVKCSLCVVGIQALAEMNRWREVLSWILQYYHRPEHLPPKILELCILLYSKVREPHVMLEVGSTWLRDQTNKSLPEYGSLLELYLLHVLLPLGRFEGAEELVYSCDVLDSEQKLAFVETICERRCQWTQQEEMHSAHDKQEDKATETVLGALSQKLLTMLTLLRRTLRSMSSHFYLLPYKKMLLATFLLYLVVVRLDPASPTSLPFICKLVQLFRQAWAAVLSPIHRPPIQD, translated from the exons ATGGAGGCGCCGCAGCCGGGCGGCGAGAGCCCTCCAGCAGCCGCCATAGGTGACGGGCCGCCGGCCTGGTCTCCGGCTTCGGTGCAGGCGGCCTCGCTGCTGGAGGAGGCGGCGGAGCTGCTGGTGTTGCAGCGGGACTTCGCCTCCGCCTTGGAGCGCTGCGAGGCGGGCTGCGGCAGCCTGGGCCCCGCGCCCGGCTCTGACAG caGTTGTGCAGAAGTGAAATGCTCCCTTTGTGTGGTGGGCATTCAGGCGCTGGCTGAGATGAACCGGTGGAGAGAAGTTCTGTCTTGGATCCTGCAGTACTACCATCGGCCCGAGCATCTGCCTCCAAAAATCCTGGAGCTGTG TATCCTTTTATACAGCAAAGTGAGAGAGCCCCATGTGATGCTGGAGGTTGGCAGTACCTGGCTGAGGGACCAAACCAACAAGAGCCTCCCTGAGTATGGTTCATTGCTGGAGCTCTAtctgctgcatgtgctgcttCCACTTGGCCGATTTGAGGGGGCAGAAGAGCTTGTGTACAGCTGTGATGTTCTTGACAGTGAGCAGAAGCTGGCGTTTGTTGAGACCATTTGTGAAAGGCGATGTCAGTGGACTCAACAGGAAGAAATGCACTCAGCTCATGATAAGCAGGAAGACAAAGCAACAGAGACTGTTTTGG GTGCTCTGTCCCAAAAGCTCTTGACCATGCTGACGTTGCTACGAAGAACACTGAGGTCCATGTCGAGCCATTTCTATTTACTTCCTTATAAAAAGATGCTCTTGGCTACTTTTCTGCTATACCTGGTTGTGGTGAGATTAGACCCAG cttctcCTACATCCCTGCCGTTCATTTGCAAACTGGTGCAGCTCTTCCGACAGGCTTGGGCAGCTGTGTTGTCTCCAATCCACAGGCCTCCAATTCAAGACTAA